The genomic region CAGTTTTTCACATACTTTCATATGGTCATTGGAAGgtctaaaaatacattattgaaaATAGAGAACTTGTGCATATGCACAATCTTGATATTGTTTGGATTTTTCCCCAGAAAGGTCTTTGAATATTCCAATTCAGTTATTGAAAATGCTTGAATTTGCCTGACACACTAACAAGTGAAGATGCTCCATGAGTGAATGGTAATGGTTACAGAGGTTCCCTGGTTTGAGGCAAACTATGTCAAGACAAAAGATTTAAGCAACTccgtttacattttttgtattatttctacTATGCTCTTTATGGGGGAAAGGGTTTTACTGGGTTTTCAGAGAAAAGCCAGAAGAACCATTTTCTTTCTGAAAGTATAGTTTTCCCACTGCACATCTGTCTCAATCACCACCACATCAGTTCACCAAACCACCAGCTTAGTCATTATTCACTATATAGGCCAGCTGCAGAGCTGCTGTGAGTAAAGCCAAAGAGATTGGAGCAGTCTGGCTGTGATTGGACGCCGTCACGTCCTCACTGATCTCCAAGCTGGACACATGCTCACCATGCCCTCATTTGAACATATTGTACACCCTGACACGAAAGCATAATAATCCAGTCAGGTCCAGGCTTTCAGTCACAGCATCATGCGTAAGTTACTGGACAGCGGTTGGATAAAGTTTGGGCCGGCAGGCAGGGGCAGCCTTGACTGGGTCCCCGGGTCCGGTCCATCACCACTCCCCTCCCTCGACAACCATGCTCAGGTGAGTCGATCCACAGGATGATGCACTTGTTAAACAAATTGGATGAGATTTTTAATAACTTGTGAAACTGAAGTATCTAGTGTTGTTTACACATTCTTACTCTGAATTGCCAGGGTGACCTCTGGAATGAGTTGACCCCCAATGAGGACAAGTTCAGCAAAGAGTCCATCCTTTACGTTGTCGTAGTATCAACCTCTCTCCTTCTGATTAGCCTGGTTGGCTTCCTGCTCTACAGGAGGTGCTCTACAAGCAAGATGGCCCTGACCAACGTCATCACACTGGACCTCGAAGAGCTCCAAGACCTGCAGGACCTCCAAGACCCAGAGAGCAGCACTGACTTCCTGTCCTCACTGGCCTTCCACAGAGAAAAGATCCCCAGCAGCAGTTCAGAGACAGACATGTCTGATGGAGTCTTTCTCATGGTTTACCTGCCAACACCCTATGAGGAAACTCTTACTACTTTAGCCCGGGCTGCAAGCTTGAGGAGCTCCAAAA from Esox lucius isolate fEsoLuc1 chromosome 5, fEsoLuc1.pri, whole genome shotgun sequence harbors:
- the LOC117594510 gene encoding small integral membrane protein 28-like isoform X1 — its product is MRKLLDSGWIKFGPAGRGSLDWVPGSGPSPLPSLDNHAQGDLWNELTPNEDKFSKESILYVVVVSTSLLLISLVGFLLYRRCSTSKMALTNVITLDLEELQDLQDLQDPESSTDFLSSLAFHREKIPSSSSETDMSDGVFLMVYLPTPYEETLTTLARAASLRSSKSVDRSASVRSSRCVDRAGSTRSSGGLDRAASVRNSRDVDSPKIDRSASARCSRGADRAASMSSAKGVDPPAGERRTDEPRKDGDSVKTVQGLHRNDHLCL